Proteins encoded by one window of Elephas maximus indicus isolate mEleMax1 chromosome 5, mEleMax1 primary haplotype, whole genome shotgun sequence:
- the DCAF16 gene encoding DDB1- and CUL4-associated factor 16 — protein MGPRNPSPDPLSESESEEEENTNYLNESSGEEWDSSEEEDPVVPNLTPLESLAWQVKCLLKYSTTWKPLNPNSWLYHAKLLDPSTPVHILREIGLRLSHCSHCVPKLEPIPEWPPLASCGVPPFQKPIISPSRLSRDHASLNGALQFATKQLGRTLSRATPIPEYLKQMPNSCVSGCCCGWLTKTVKETTRTEPINTTYSYTDFQKAVNKLLSASL, from the coding sequence atGGGCCCCAGAAATCCCTCTCCTGACCCACTATCAGAGTCAGAAAGTGAGGAAGAGGAAAACACTAATTACCTAAATGAGAGTTCTGGGGAAGAGTGGGATTCCTCTGAGGAAGAAGACCCCGTGGTGCCCAACTTAACACCTCTTGAGAGTCTTGCCTGGCAGGTTAAgtgtcttttaaaatattctacaaCTTGGAAACCTTTAAATCCTAATTCTTGGTTATATCATGCTAAACTCTTGGATCCAAGCACACCAGTCCATATACTTCGAGAGATAGGTCTAAGACTCTCTCACTGTTCCCATTGTGTACCCAAACTGGAACCAATTCCTGAATGGCCCCCTCTGGCTTCTTGTGGCGTCCCACCTTTTCAGAAGCCCATTATAAGCCCCAGCCGGCTCTCTAGAGATCATGCATCTCTAAATGGAGCACTGCAGTTTGCCACCAAACAGTTAGGCCGAACATTGAGTAGAGCCACGCCCATACCTGAATACCTAAAACAGATGCCCAATTCATGTGTTTCCGGTTGTTGCTGTGGCTGGCTAACTAAAACAGTTAAGGAAACAACTCGCACCGAACCCATCAACACTACCTACTCCTACACTGACTTCCAAAAGGCAGTTAACAAACTCCTAAGTGCATCACTGTAA